A window of the Polyangium spumosum genome harbors these coding sequences:
- a CDS encoding helix-turn-helix domain-containing protein has product MTGNGLEQIFGQVVREVRIEVGISQEELADRAQLHRTYVSLLERGKRNPSLNVVQALAAALGTTMTRLVSGVEARQGRK; this is encoded by the coding sequence GTGACTGGCAACGGGCTGGAGCAGATCTTCGGGCAAGTGGTCCGCGAAGTCCGGATCGAGGTGGGGATCTCCCAGGAAGAGCTGGCAGATCGGGCCCAGCTGCATCGCACCTACGTAAGCCTGCTCGAGCGAGGGAAGCGCAATCCGTCGCTGAACGTCGTCCAGGCCCTCGCGGCGGCGCTCGGGACCACGATGACGCGTCTTGTTTCCGGGGTCGAAGCGAGGCAGGGGCGGAAGTAG
- a CDS encoding helix-turn-helix domain-containing protein yields MPRRQTTHPLLTALGTRIRELRLDRRMSLADLADTSGVTKGALSSIENGRVNATIETCAKIAVGLGVRVEDVAGGLEDLVGSAEESGPRSHVQRAG; encoded by the coding sequence ATGCCACGTCGACAAACGACCCATCCGCTTCTTACAGCCCTCGGCACGCGCATCCGAGAGTTGCGCCTGGATCGACGGATGTCCCTGGCCGACCTCGCCGACACGAGCGGAGTTACGAAAGGCGCATTGTCCAGCATCGAGAATGGGCGCGTCAACGCGACGATCGAGACTTGCGCGAAGATCGCCGTGGGGCTTGGCGTCCGGGTGGAAGATGTGGCTGGCGGATTGGAGGACCTGGTGGGGAGCGCAGAAGAGAGCGGACCGAGGAGCCATGTCCAACGCGCTGGATGA